A portion of the Papilio machaon chromosome Z, ilPapMach1.1, whole genome shotgun sequence genome contains these proteins:
- the LOC106708616 gene encoding putative nuclease HARBI1: MIWHIIDMSRMWTALMLEAADAEAKKMSRQRMLLQRLKNRERLLQKIPEWQFRAHYRLNKEEFHSLCDELRHNTSLKGSKTTSLELKVLTALSFYAMGSYQKGVANEVHMNQKSVSRCIREVTKALNEITNKWIQFSQTSTQRTKIKQGYVTVISESLMLMPSLVVQVTTVISGQVADCKAIWRLCNYLVTVVTLKGATL, from the exons atgatTTGGCATATTATAGATATGTCTCGCATGTGGACCGCCTTGATGTTAGAAGCTGCAGATGCCGAAGCTAAAAAGATGTCTCGGCAGCGTATGCTTCTACAAAGATTAAAGAATCGCGAACGGTTACTCCAAAAAATTCCGGAGTGGCAGTTTAGAGCTCATTACAGGCTGAATAAGGAAGAGTTCCACTCGTTGTGTGACGAGCTCAGGCACAATACCAGTTTAAAAGGTTCGAAAACAACTTCACTGGAACTTAAG gtgCTGACAGCATTGAGCTTTTATGCCATGGGTTCATATCAGAAAGGTGTTGCTAATGAGGTACATATGAATCAAAAAAGTGTAAGTCGGTGTATCAGAGAGGTGACAAAAGCTCTGAATGAGATTACAAATAAATGGATACAATTCTCACAAACAAGCACacaaagaactaaaattaaacaagg gtatgTGACAGTGATCTCAGAATCACTAATGTTAATGCCAAGTTTGGTGGTGCAAGTCACAACAGTCATATCTGGGCAAGTAGCAGACTGCAAAGCCATATGGAGGCTCTGCAACTATCTG gtGACAGTGGTTACCCTCAAAGGAGCTACCTTATGA